One window from the genome of Candidatus Zixiibacteriota bacterium encodes:
- a CDS encoding DUF4159 domain-containing protein, producing MPQAMPGRGANPNPSALKVARLHYSGGGDWYWGSSALPNFLTYLNRQTDFPVDTMERVVTIMDADLFRYPFLFATGHGVIRFEAEERERLRRYLEGGGFLFVNDSYGMEETFKKEMAELFPEREPVAVPFDHPIYRCFYDFPNGPPKIHEHDGQPPRAWAIILHGRIVLYFLVESDIGDGWEDPQVHNDPPELREQAFRMGVNLVTYALLY from the coding sequence ATGCCGCAGGCGATGCCTGGCCGGGGCGCCAACCCGAACCCTTCGGCGCTGAAGGTCGCCCGCCTCCACTACTCCGGCGGCGGCGACTGGTACTGGGGGAGCTCAGCGCTCCCCAATTTCCTAACATACCTGAACCGGCAGACCGATTTCCCGGTCGACACGATGGAGCGGGTGGTGACGATCATGGATGCCGACCTGTTCCGCTACCCCTTCCTGTTCGCGACCGGCCACGGGGTGATCCGGTTTGAGGCCGAGGAGCGGGAACGTCTGCGCCGGTATCTCGAGGGGGGCGGGTTTCTGTTCGTGAACGATTCCTACGGCATGGAGGAGACGTTCAAGAAGGAGATGGCGGAGCTGTTCCCGGAGCGGGAACCGGTGGCGGTGCCGTTCGACCATCCGATTTACCGCTGTTTCTACGATTTTCCCAACGGTCCGCCGAAGATCCACGAGCACGACGGCCAGCCCCCGCGGGCGTGGGCGATCATTCTCCACGGCCGGATCGTGCTGTATTTCCTGGTGGAATCGGACATCGGGGATGGCTGGGAGGATCCGCAGGTGCACAATGACCCGCCGGAACTGCGGGAACAGGCGTTCCGGATGGGCGTGAACCTGGTGACCTACGCCTTGTTGTACTAG